In Spodoptera frugiperda isolate SF20-4 chromosome 1, AGI-APGP_CSIRO_Sfru_2.0, whole genome shotgun sequence, the following are encoded in one genomic region:
- the LOC126910695 gene encoding uncharacterized protein LOC126910695, whose translation MAESRTNESIFCKDGVFMDISKFSGDEGDTYSSTKWAQDIEDNAEIFGWTPQQKLIIARRSLTGTAHLWLKTEKVHRSYEELKAALLKEFPDTINSKEMHELMAARRKRKDETYYQYMLTMKEMGKRAKFPDYVAIQYIIDGISDYEANKAILYGVTTYPTLKEKLVLYENMKKKMKVKVTEKAEKHSTSTRQRCYNCGVHGHLSNSCENGIKCFKCNSFGHLSTKCTATSATTKHSENFGSRSSRPISSEIDRQRCQHDGGRSVRKPANPITSKSAMFTMDSISPVGTTDGDDENDGCQCNQNKEIMQIVNKPDKKLSKPILDIFIKNIEGKALVDSGSDVNLMSEEFYDVIGQPKTTEDGVVLSGLGLTQVHSFGKFTTCAIIDQRCYEGITFYVVPKDCMPYSIVLGHEFLTRVTMIMNEGSVLLLPSGDEWMRRINGFTVGMSVVIRSTVSPAVKKEVLQLVEDYKPNPVKVTEEDEGEAAEYRGKPKSTPDLLEDPKLSSKTTAELELEEQKPLPKLIEEEKEDKEKETAATVSNIRAKLNSKKRGKAPEGDSKRQKTDDKRTKKTDDKRSKKTEDKRSKKKKEKKEKQALDGDSQIKEYIGKEENDARQKEKERIQSEIKQRQKEIDGNNQKIYQQARRRRKRKYRGGRFKTNKKKVDFVVS comes from the coding sequence ATGGCGGAAAGCAGAAcaaatgaaagtattttttgcaaAGACGGTGTCTTCATGGATATATCAAAGTTCAGTGGCGACGAAGGCGACACATATTCCTCCACAAAATGGGCTCAAGACATCGAAGATAATGCCGAAATATTTGGATGGACGCcgcaacaaaaattaataatcgcCCGCAGATCATTAACAGGGACAGCGCATTTGTGGCTCAAAACAGAGAAGGTGCACCGAAGCTACGAAGAATTGAAGGCGGCGCTTCTAAAAGAATTCCCAGATACTATAAACAGCAAAGAAATGCACGAGCTCATGGCGGCGCGCCGAAAACGTAAAGACGAAACCTATTACCAGTATATGTTGACAATGAAGGAAATGGGAAAACGGGCGAAATTTCCTGATTATGTTGCAATTCAGTACATTATCGATGGCATTTCGGACTATGAAGCGAATAAAGCAATTTTGTACGGGGTCACGACGTACCcgacattaaaagaaaaactcgTTCTTTAcgaaaatatgaagaaaaagATGAAGGTGAAGGTCACCGAAAAAGCTGAAAAACATTCAACATCGACAAGGCAACGGTGCTACAACTGTGGTGTACACGGCCATTTATCGAATTCTTGTGAAAATGGCATAAAGTGTTTCAAATGTAACAGTTTCGGCCATCTTTCTACGAAATGCACGGCCACGAGTGCTACGACGAAGCATTCGGAAAACTTCGGCAGCCGTTCGAGTCGACCAATCAGCAGCGAGATTGACCGACAGCGCTGCCAACATGACGGAGGACGTTCGGTGCGGAAACCGGCCAATCCTATCACTTCAAAGAGCGCAATGTTCACTATGGATTCTATTTCTCCGGTTGGCACTACTGATGGCGATGACGAGAATGACGGCTGTCAATGCAATCAAAACAAAGAGATTATGCAGATTGTAAACAAACCTGATAAGAAGCTAAGCAAGCCGATTTtggatattttcattaaaaatatcgaaGGAAAGGCGCTTGTTGACTCTGGGAGCGATGTTAACTTGATGTCAGAAGAGTTCTACGACGTGATCGGTCAACCAAAGACGACAGAAGATGGTGTTGTGTTGTCAGGTCTCGGACTTACTCAAGTACATTCATTTGGGAAATTTACAACTTGTGCTATTATTGATCAACGATGTTATGAAGGAATCACGTTCTATGTTGTGCCTAAAGACTGTATGCCCTATAGTATTGTACTAGGTCACGAGTTTCTCACTAGAGTAACAATGATTATGAATGAAGGGAGTGTATTGTTGTTACCCTCTGGGGATGAGTGGATGAGACGAATTAATGGTTTTACTGTAGGAATGAGTGTGGTTATACGTTCTACAGTTAGCCCAGCTGTCAAGAAGGAAGTTTTACAACTTGTAGAGGACTACAAGCCAAATCCAGTGAAAGTTACTGAAGAGGACGAGGGTGAGGCTGCGGAATACAGAGGAAAACCCAAGTCTACGCCCGACCTGCTGGAAGACCCTAAGTTGAGCAGTAAGACTACTGCCGAACTAGAGTTAGAAGAACAAAAACCCTTACCGAAGCTcatagaagaagaaaaagaagataaagaaaaagaaacagcaGCTACAGTAAGCAACATAAGAGCTAAACTCAATTCCAAGAAGCGAGGGAAGGCTCCAGAAGGAGATAGTAAGAGACAAAAGACAGACGATAAGAGAACTAAGAAGACAGACGATAAGAGATCTAAGAAGACAGAAGATAAGAGATctaagaagaagaaagaaaaaaaagagaaGCAAGCGTTGGATGGTGATTCGCAGATTAAAGAGTATATTGGGAAAGAGGAGAATGATGCTAGGCAGAAGGAGAAAGAAAGAATACAAAGCGAAATAAAGCAACGACAAAAAGAGATTGATGGtaataatcaaaaaatatacCAGCAAGCTAGAAGACGgcgtaaaagaaaatatagagGCGGTAgatttaaaacgaataaaaagaaagtagactttgttgttagttaa